One segment of Acaryochloris thomasi RCC1774 DNA contains the following:
- a CDS encoding DUF4335 domain-containing protein gives MTIQRQYLLPNCTLTLEGLSNAIGTQELRPSLDTLMRFECHFAKLDQTLVGGLDFLESLIQATSECTQSWMSGVQHTKAKRKARTADQVQLQPATDGQFQMSVPTTLLSTTGSETQSVDLQLSTVQLFDLSEALDQLLADSQTLPNLSSNIQPLSRREALSGQPLAKRAAPLALGTVSLAIATSALYFVPAPEISRPKDEPIPTETPVIPGTSPPPTGETTPAEPGETNPNPSSPASPATPSTETP, from the coding sequence ATGACCATTCAACGCCAATATCTGTTACCGAACTGTACGCTGACCCTCGAAGGTCTGAGTAACGCCATCGGCACCCAGGAGCTAAGACCCTCTCTGGATACGCTGATGCGATTTGAATGTCATTTTGCAAAGCTCGATCAGACCTTGGTTGGGGGACTCGATTTTCTGGAGAGCCTCATTCAAGCCACGAGTGAGTGCACGCAGTCCTGGATGAGCGGGGTTCAGCATACAAAAGCGAAGCGAAAGGCTAGAACAGCAGATCAGGTTCAACTCCAACCGGCCACTGATGGACAGTTTCAGATGTCAGTGCCAACAACTCTACTGAGTACAACGGGGTCAGAAACACAGTCCGTTGACCTGCAGCTATCGACGGTTCAGCTTTTCGATCTCTCGGAGGCCCTCGATCAGCTCTTGGCAGACTCTCAAACACTTCCCAACCTCTCTTCAAATATTCAGCCACTCTCTCGCAGAGAAGCACTGTCAGGGCAACCTCTGGCGAAACGAGCAGCACCGCTCGCGTTGGGAACAGTGAGTCTTGCGATCGCAACCAGCGCCCTATACTTTGTCCCAGCCCCTGAGATTAGTCGGCCTAAGGATGAACCCATCCCAACCGAGACGCCCGTCATACCAGGGACATCACCGCCACCAACCGGTGAAACAACTCCAGCTGAGCCAGGAGAAACCAATCCCAATCCTTCAAGTCCCGCGTCTCCCGCAACACCGTCAACGGAGACGCCTTAG
- a CDS encoding inorganic diphosphatase: MDLSLIPAQPKLGIVNVLIEIPAGSKNKYEFDKDMQAMALDRVLFASVQYPYDYGFIPNTLADDGDPLDGMVLMDQPTFPGCVIAARPIGMLEMIDGGDRDEKVLCVPAEDPRYNEVTSLKDIAPHRLEEIAEFFRTYKNLEKKVTEILGWQDVEKVNPLVKECIEAGKK; encoded by the coding sequence GTGGACTTATCGCTCATACCCGCGCAACCAAAATTAGGCATTGTCAACGTTCTGATTGAGATCCCAGCCGGGAGCAAGAACAAGTACGAGTTTGATAAGGACATGCAGGCAATGGCTCTCGACCGAGTGCTCTTCGCCTCAGTGCAGTATCCCTATGACTATGGCTTTATTCCCAATACACTGGCCGACGATGGTGACCCCTTAGACGGCATGGTGCTAATGGATCAGCCCACCTTTCCTGGCTGTGTAATTGCAGCCCGTCCCATCGGCATGCTGGAAATGATTGACGGCGGCGACCGCGACGAAAAAGTTCTCTGCGTTCCAGCAGAAGACCCGCGCTACAACGAAGTAACCTCCCTTAAAGATATTGCACCTCACCGCCTAGAAGAGATTGCCGAATTCTTCCGCACTTACAAAAATCTTGAGAAGAAAGTAACCGAGATTCTGGGCTGGCAGGATGTTGAGAAGGTCAATCCCCTCGTCAAGGAATGTATTGAAGCGGGTAAAAAGTAA
- a CDS encoding LL-diaminopimelate aminotransferase, with protein MATINDNYLKLKAGYLFPEIARRVTAFAEANPEAPIIKLGIGDVTEPLPEACRAAMITAVEDMGDRNSFKGYGPEQGYPWLREKIAAQDFQARGCEIDASEIFVSDGAKCDSGNILDIFGNQNTIAVTDPVYPVYVDTNVMAGHTGPANEDGKYGGLVYMPITAENDFTAEIPDQQIDLIYLCFPNNPTGAVASKAHLKAWVDYAKANGSIIFFDAAYEAFITDPELPHSIYEIEGARDCAIEFRSFSKNAGFTGTRCAFTVVPKSVKAKAADGSDVELWKLWNRRQSTKFNGVSYIVQRGAEAVYSEAGQAQIKALIQFYLENAQIIRDQLTAAGLAVYGGVNAPYVWVKTPDNISSWDFFDKLLHNSNVVGTPGSGFGAAGEGYFRISAFNSRENVNEAMRRITSAA; from the coding sequence ATGGCCACCATTAACGACAACTATCTCAAACTGAAAGCAGGCTATCTATTCCCAGAGATTGCGCGCCGCGTAACGGCCTTTGCTGAGGCCAATCCCGAGGCACCCATTATCAAACTGGGAATTGGTGATGTCACTGAACCCCTACCCGAAGCCTGCCGCGCGGCCATGATTACAGCGGTTGAAGACATGGGCGATCGCAACTCTTTCAAAGGTTACGGCCCCGAGCAAGGCTACCCGTGGCTCCGGGAAAAGATCGCAGCCCAAGACTTTCAGGCCCGAGGCTGTGAGATTGACGCCTCCGAGATCTTCGTCTCCGACGGAGCAAAGTGCGACAGCGGCAACATTCTAGATATTTTCGGCAACCAGAATACGATTGCCGTCACCGACCCCGTCTATCCCGTCTACGTTGACACCAACGTCATGGCCGGACACACCGGTCCCGCGAATGAAGACGGTAAGTATGGCGGGCTGGTCTATATGCCGATCACGGCAGAGAACGACTTCACCGCTGAAATTCCTGATCAGCAGATTGATCTCATTTATCTTTGCTTTCCTAACAACCCCACCGGAGCAGTCGCCAGCAAAGCCCACCTCAAAGCTTGGGTTGACTACGCCAAAGCCAACGGTTCAATTATCTTTTTTGACGCCGCCTACGAAGCCTTCATCACCGATCCTGAGCTGCCTCACTCCATCTATGAGATTGAAGGTGCCAGAGATTGCGCCATCGAGTTTCGATCCTTCTCTAAAAATGCCGGATTCACGGGGACGCGCTGCGCCTTCACCGTCGTCCCCAAATCTGTAAAAGCCAAGGCTGCAGATGGCTCAGACGTAGAGCTATGGAAACTCTGGAATCGTCGCCAATCGACAAAATTCAACGGCGTATCCTATATTGTCCAGCGCGGAGCCGAGGCCGTTTACTCCGAAGCAGGTCAAGCTCAAATCAAAGCCTTAATCCAGTTTTACTTAGAGAACGCCCAGATTATCCGAGATCAGCTCACAGCGGCGGGCCTCGCCGTTTACGGTGGCGTCAATGCCCCCTACGTCTGGGTCAAGACTCCCGACAACATCTCTAGCTGGGACTTCTTCGATAAACTGCTGCATAACTCCAACGTCGTCGGCACCCCCGGCTCAGGGTTTGGTGCTGCTGGAGAAGGCTACTTTCGAATTTCGGCCTTCAACAGCCGTGAGAACGTAAACGAAGCCATGCGGCGCATTACCTCCGCAGCCTAG
- a CDS encoding inositol-3-phosphate synthase, which translates to MANTIKIAIVGLGNCASALLQGIEYYRCADEPEVIGLMNWELGGYQPGDIQAVCAFDIDQRKVDHDINEAIFAAPNCTTVLCENMPKSNINVSMGCVLDGCSGHMSEFPEAQTFVKSQHPEPSSDAVVQKLQDSGAEILINYLPVGSEQATQFYAECALKAGVAFINCIPVFIASNPSWAERFQQAKLPIIGDDIKSQVGATITHRVLSDLFKKRGVKVERTYQLNTGGNTDFLNMTNRSRLVSKKVSKTEAVQSALAEPLEPENIHVGPSDYVPWQKDNKVAFIRIEGKLFGNVPMHLEMRLSVEDSPNSAGVVIDAIRCCKVALDRNIGGALLSPSAYFMKHPPKQLTDEEAYLMTQKFADGEIEQ; encoded by the coding sequence ATGGCGAACACAATTAAAATCGCGATCGTTGGGTTAGGTAACTGTGCCAGTGCGCTCCTACAGGGGATTGAATATTATCGCTGTGCGGATGAGCCGGAAGTCATTGGCCTCATGAACTGGGAGCTAGGTGGATATCAACCCGGTGATATTCAAGCTGTCTGTGCCTTTGATATTGACCAGCGCAAGGTTGACCACGATATTAATGAGGCCATTTTTGCTGCCCCCAACTGCACCACCGTTTTGTGCGAAAATATGCCAAAAAGCAACATCAACGTCAGTATGGGCTGCGTTTTAGATGGTTGCTCTGGGCATATGTCAGAATTTCCTGAGGCTCAGACCTTCGTAAAAAGTCAGCATCCTGAGCCTAGTTCAGACGCTGTTGTGCAAAAGCTGCAGGATTCTGGTGCAGAAATCCTGATCAACTATCTACCGGTTGGCTCTGAGCAAGCAACGCAGTTCTATGCCGAGTGCGCTCTCAAGGCTGGGGTCGCGTTTATTAACTGTATTCCTGTCTTTATTGCCAGCAATCCGAGCTGGGCTGAACGCTTCCAGCAGGCCAAACTCCCGATTATTGGTGATGACATCAAATCACAGGTTGGAGCCACGATTACCCATCGGGTGCTCTCCGATCTATTCAAGAAGCGGGGCGTTAAGGTTGAGCGAACCTACCAGCTGAATACGGGGGGCAACACAGACTTCTTAAACATGACCAATCGTAGTCGCCTAGTGTCTAAGAAAGTCTCTAAAACTGAGGCTGTTCAATCTGCCCTCGCAGAGCCTCTCGAACCAGAAAATATCCACGTGGGGCCGAGTGACTATGTCCCTTGGCAGAAAGATAATAAAGTTGCCTTTATTCGCATTGAGGGCAAGCTATTTGGTAACGTGCCGATGCATCTAGAGATGCGGCTGTCTGTGGAGGACTCTCCGAATTCGGCTGGTGTTGTGATTGATGCGATTCGATGCTGCAAGGTCGCCCTAGATCGCAACATTGGTGGCGCTCTACTCTCGCCTTCAGCCTACTTTATGAAACATCCACCCAAACAGCTTACGGATGAAGAGGCTTACCTAATGACCCAGAAGTTCGCCGATGGCGAGATTGAGCAGTAA